From Pseudonocardia autotrophica, one genomic window encodes:
- a CDS encoding DUF5709 domain-containing protein gives MAAGDENEFQPEAPDLASALQLDTDEALTGPSDADPLDAGYVPPDRPYGVEDNAVTPAGERAGETHEARLAREVPDELSTADTDRSGRLTSATDSPDGRPAVDGAAHDVGIDGGAAGAEEAAVHEADRRIVPVVDESPAGDPEVSAQLAEDADLADEAAADAESDAGSHPEWARRS, from the coding sequence GTGGCCGCAGGCGACGAGAACGAGTTCCAGCCGGAGGCGCCGGACCTGGCGTCGGCGTTGCAGCTGGACACCGACGAGGCGCTGACCGGCCCGTCGGACGCCGATCCGCTGGACGCCGGCTACGTGCCGCCGGACCGCCCGTACGGCGTCGAGGACAACGCCGTCACCCCCGCCGGCGAGCGGGCCGGTGAGACCCACGAGGCTCGGCTCGCCAGGGAGGTGCCGGATGAGCTGTCCACGGCGGATACCGACCGCTCGGGCCGGTTGACGAGTGCGACCGACTCGCCGGACGGGCGGCCCGCGGTGGACGGTGCGGCCCACGACGTGGGTATCGACGGCGGCGCGGCCGGCGCGGAGGAGGCCGCGGTGCACGAGGCCGACCGGCGGATCGTGCCGGTGGTCGACGAGTCCCCGGCCGGCGATCCCGAGGTCAGCGCGCAGCTCGCGGAGGACGCCGACCTGGCCGACGAGGCCGCCGCGGATGCGGAGTCCGACGCCGGGAGCCACCCGGAGTGGGCCCGCCGCAGCTGA
- a CDS encoding TetR/AcrR family transcriptional regulator, which produces MSAESGAPPVRSGDATRRALLAAATDLFAEHGYDRTPVRAIAERAGVNQALLFRYFGSKDALFARVAAERALAVLHGGPPEELLERTLRSIFDGGTGPEHDLFGSVVRSAGTSEAAAAVRMELAGAFTAAFAARATGAADLAEAELRAELLLAWLLGLSLVHPLLPDGAVGRADPEDVLAHVRRAAAALLDGPLTR; this is translated from the coding sequence GTGAGCGCCGAGTCCGGTGCCCCGCCGGTGCGTTCCGGCGACGCCACCCGCCGGGCGCTGCTCGCCGCGGCCACGGACCTGTTCGCCGAGCACGGCTACGACCGCACCCCGGTGCGGGCGATCGCCGAACGCGCCGGGGTGAACCAGGCGCTGCTGTTCCGCTACTTCGGCAGCAAGGACGCGCTGTTCGCCCGGGTCGCCGCGGAGCGCGCGCTGGCCGTGCTGCACGGCGGACCGCCCGAGGAGCTGCTCGAACGCACGCTCCGCTCGATCTTCGACGGCGGCACCGGGCCGGAGCACGACCTGTTCGGCTCGGTCGTCCGCTCGGCCGGCACCTCGGAAGCTGCGGCGGCGGTACGGATGGAGCTCGCCGGTGCATTCACCGCGGCCTTCGCCGCCCGCGCGACCGGTGCCGCCGACCTGGCCGAGGCCGAGCTGCGGGCCGAGCTGCTGCTGGCCTGGTTGCTCGGGCTGAGCCTGGTGCATCCGCTGCTGCCGGACGGAGCGGTCGGCCGGGCCGATCCCGAGGACGTACTGGCGCACGTCCGGCGGGCCGCGGCGGCCCTGCTCGACGGACCGCTCACCCGGTGA
- the mptB gene encoding polyprenol phosphomannose-dependent alpha 1,6 mannosyltransferase MptB: MSSDAPGAGPLRWTGFAGALLLTGGAWAVLVLPASVPALAAGVTGTGLLVLAWASTGRRVLRGVPPSPGWSVRTLGLWAAPLLVAPPLFSRDVFSYLAQGEIAHRGLDPHLVGPRAVLGTSSGPGALVDGHWVDTPSPYGPLFTALARGVAAIAGEDPVAGVALHRLLAVAGLVLLVLAVPRLCALSGASPAVAMWLGPGNPLVLWHLVGGVHNDALMLGLGLAGTALGLQALDGARDRIGWARLGAGVLLVSLGALVKLPVLAALAVVGTALARRRGGTLGGFVAAGFGGAAAFAAVASVTSVLTGTGFGWMRSVGTPGMLWSWMAPTNWFGFAVGGIGALFGADLTAPMIAAGRVAGTVLAVAGIAFVLYRQLHGRIDPVPACGAVLGLIVVFGPVLHPWYLLWAVLPLAASPLTTRAHTRIAVVSGVFAVLLPPLAGDHGDRPGTLVAGYATAALIVGIAFVLLLRREPTPERAPARDGGGTGPPV; encoded by the coding sequence ATGAGCAGCGACGCGCCGGGGGCCGGTCCGCTGCGGTGGACCGGGTTCGCCGGTGCCCTGCTGCTGACCGGCGGCGCCTGGGCCGTGCTCGTCCTGCCGGCGTCGGTGCCCGCGCTCGCCGCGGGCGTCACCGGCACCGGATTGCTGGTGCTGGCGTGGGCGTCGACCGGGCGCCGGGTGCTGCGCGGCGTCCCGCCGTCGCCGGGCTGGTCGGTCCGGACACTGGGCCTCTGGGCCGCGCCGCTGCTGGTCGCCCCGCCGCTGTTCAGCCGGGACGTGTTCAGCTATCTCGCGCAGGGCGAGATCGCGCACCGCGGGCTCGATCCGCACCTCGTCGGGCCGCGCGCGGTGCTCGGCACCAGCTCGGGCCCCGGGGCGCTGGTGGACGGCCACTGGGTGGACACGCCGTCGCCCTACGGCCCGCTGTTCACCGCGCTCGCCCGGGGTGTCGCCGCGATCGCCGGCGAGGACCCGGTCGCCGGGGTCGCGCTGCACCGGCTGCTCGCGGTGGCCGGGCTGGTGCTGCTGGTGCTGGCGGTGCCCCGGCTCTGCGCGCTGTCCGGTGCCTCGCCCGCGGTGGCGATGTGGCTCGGCCCGGGCAATCCGCTGGTGCTGTGGCATCTCGTCGGCGGGGTGCACAACGACGCGCTGATGCTCGGGCTCGGGCTCGCCGGTACCGCGCTCGGGCTGCAGGCACTCGACGGCGCGCGGGACCGGATCGGCTGGGCGCGGCTCGGCGCGGGCGTGCTGCTCGTCTCGCTGGGCGCGCTGGTGAAGCTGCCGGTGCTGGCAGCACTCGCGGTGGTCGGGACGGCACTGGCCCGCCGCCGCGGCGGCACGCTCGGTGGGTTCGTGGCGGCCGGGTTCGGGGGGGCCGCCGCGTTCGCCGCCGTCGCCTCGGTGACGTCGGTGCTCACCGGCACCGGGTTCGGCTGGATGCGGTCGGTCGGCACCCCGGGCATGTTGTGGAGCTGGATGGCGCCGACGAACTGGTTCGGCTTCGCCGTCGGCGGGATCGGTGCGTTGTTCGGCGCCGACCTCACCGCCCCGATGATCGCTGCCGGCCGGGTCGCCGGAACGGTGCTCGCCGTCGCCGGCATCGCGTTCGTGCTGTACCGGCAGCTGCACGGCCGGATCGACCCGGTGCCGGCCTGCGGTGCCGTGCTCGGGCTGATCGTGGTGTTCGGGCCGGTGCTGCATCCGTGGTACCTGCTGTGGGCGGTGCTGCCGCTGGCCGCCTCCCCGCTGACGACGCGGGCCCACACCCGGATCGCCGTCGTCTCCGGGGTGTTCGCGGTGCTGCTCCCGCCGCTCGCCGGTGACCACGGCGACCGGCCGGGAACGCTCGTCGCCGGCTACGCGACGGCGGCGCTGATCGTCGGGATCGCGTTCGTGCTGCTGCTGCGCCGGGAACCGACACCGGAACGCGCACCGGCGCGCGACGGCGGCGGGACCGGCCCACCGGTGTGA
- a CDS encoding SsgA family sporulation/cell division regulator — translation MTSDSIQQDVFTVLHGQASPIVSRWAFRAADPFAISFSVRRSADRWIEWLVARDLVIEGLTTPTGIGDIRMAPRRVDGYDVVEIEIRSDGGAAVLEVDRDLLAQFVEATLEIVDLGEENDHLDLDGAIARLTGSAA, via the coding sequence ATGACCAGCGACTCGATCCAGCAGGACGTCTTCACCGTGCTGCACGGCCAGGCGTCCCCGATCGTGAGCCGCTGGGCGTTCCGGGCGGCAGATCCGTTCGCGATCTCGTTCTCCGTGCGCCGCTCCGCGGACCGCTGGATCGAGTGGCTGGTCGCCCGCGACCTGGTGATCGAGGGCCTGACCACGCCGACCGGGATCGGCGACATCCGGATGGCACCGCGTCGGGTCGACGGCTACGACGTCGTCGAGATCGAGATCCGTTCGGACGGCGGAGCCGCGGTCCTCGAGGTCGACCGCGACCTGCTCGCCCAGTTCGTGGAGGCGACGCTGGAGATCGTCGACCTCGGCGAGGAGAACGACCACCTCGATCTCGACGGCGCCATCGCGCGGCTCACCGGCAGCGCGGCCTGA
- a CDS encoding glycosyltransferase family 4 protein, producing the protein MKIGHLVESLDPHGVAAALADLATAGPAAGYGLVVVALNPSDQPGIAARLGRTATPVVELNVAPWDPRAVPKVLRAFREHGVDLVHTHGLRPDVVGSAAAARLRIPAISTLHHIHAQPADRGDHLRRTAKTLARRRFMTRTIATSMLQRDWYRAAAGSTAGLSVIPDGAADPGVGTPEAAARFRRGLGVAENEVVAVSVAPMRRGQGQDMLLDAVAELPQDEPVTVVLGGDGPLRPWLESRVAGDELLSGRVAFRKDTDPVELLQVADVQLHTTRHDTMPRRLVLGHGTGTPAVATRVGGIPEIVTRETGALTSVSASRIAEELVRMARDPQLRARRGAAARQRFLDRFEASVWADALGAVYRSALGHADAPAPDELDAPEPALPLRGA; encoded by the coding sequence ATGAAGATCGGACATCTGGTCGAGTCACTCGACCCGCACGGCGTGGCGGCCGCACTCGCCGACCTGGCAACCGCGGGCCCCGCCGCCGGGTACGGGCTGGTCGTGGTCGCGCTGAACCCGTCCGACCAGCCCGGGATCGCCGCCCGGCTCGGCCGGACCGCCACCCCCGTCGTGGAGCTGAACGTCGCCCCGTGGGATCCACGTGCCGTGCCGAAGGTGCTCCGGGCGTTCCGCGAGCACGGCGTCGATCTGGTGCACACCCACGGGCTCCGCCCGGACGTCGTCGGCTCGGCCGCCGCGGCCCGGCTGCGGATCCCGGCGATCTCGACGCTGCACCACATCCACGCCCAGCCCGCCGACCGCGGCGACCACCTGCGGCGCACGGCGAAGACGCTGGCCCGCAGGCGATTCATGACCCGCACCATCGCGACGTCGATGCTGCAGCGGGACTGGTACCGGGCCGCCGCCGGCTCGACGGCCGGGCTGTCGGTGATCCCGGACGGTGCCGCCGATCCGGGGGTCGGGACGCCCGAGGCGGCAGCCCGGTTCCGGCGTGGGCTGGGTGTCGCGGAGAACGAGGTGGTCGCCGTCTCGGTGGCCCCGATGCGCCGCGGGCAGGGGCAGGACATGCTGCTCGACGCCGTCGCCGAGCTGCCGCAGGACGAACCGGTGACGGTGGTGCTCGGCGGCGACGGTCCACTGCGCCCCTGGCTGGAGTCCCGGGTGGCGGGCGACGAGCTGCTCTCCGGCCGGGTCGCGTTCCGCAAGGACACCGATCCGGTGGAGCTGCTGCAGGTCGCGGACGTGCAGCTGCACACCACCCGGCACGACACGATGCCGCGGCGGCTGGTGCTCGGGCACGGCACCGGGACACCCGCGGTGGCCACCCGGGTCGGCGGGATCCCGGAGATCGTGACCCGGGAGACCGGCGCGCTGACATCGGTCTCGGCGTCCCGGATCGCCGAGGAGCTGGTCCGGATGGCGCGCGACCCGCAGCTGCGGGCGCGCCGCGGTGCCGCCGCCCGGCAGCGGTTCCTCGACCGGTTCGAGGCGTCGGTCTGGGCGGACGCGCTCGGCGCGGTCTACCGCAGCGCGCTCGGGCACGCCGACGCCCCGGCCCCCGACGAGCTGGACGCACCGGAGCCGGCCCTGCCGCTGCGCGGCGCCTGA
- a CDS encoding AMP-binding protein, whose product MASGTAATDKFLAARDFLLAHREDYATAYRDFRWPELDEFNFALDHFDVVAADPERGARRALWIVEQDGSQEHWTFAELAQRSNRVANWLRAQGVGRGDRVILMLGNQLELWETLLAAMKLGAVVIPATTLLTPADLQDRVDRGGARHVVAAASDTAKFEAVTGDFTRIAVRGAVQGWRDYSGEAYTADAEFTPDGRTAASDTLLLYFTSGTTAKPKLVEHTHTSYPVGHLSTMFWIGLEPGDVHLNISSPGWAKHAWSNVFAPWIAEATVLVMNYARFDAESVLGVLDRCGVTSFCAPPTVWRMLIQADLSTLNTPPTKVVGAGEPLNPEVIEQVEKAWGLRIRDGFGQTESSVQIGNSPSQPVKPGSMGRPIPGFVVALVDPATGEVGDEGEICLDLNHRPTGLMVGYADDPERNAEAMAGGFYHTGDVGSRDADGYITYVGRADDVFKASDYRISPFELESVLIEHPAVAEAAVVPSPDPVRLAVPKAYVVLAAGHEPTEATATDILRFAYDNLAPYKRIRRLEFFELPKTISGKIRRVELRGRENEIHSDPQAEVGTEYTL is encoded by the coding sequence ATGGCGTCCGGTACCGCGGCGACGGACAAGTTCCTCGCCGCACGCGACTTCCTGCTGGCCCACCGCGAGGACTACGCCACCGCCTACCGCGACTTCCGCTGGCCGGAGCTCGACGAGTTCAACTTCGCGCTGGACCACTTCGACGTGGTGGCCGCCGATCCGGAGCGGGGCGCGCGGCGCGCACTCTGGATCGTCGAGCAGGACGGTTCGCAGGAGCACTGGACCTTCGCGGAGCTGGCGCAGCGGTCGAACCGGGTCGCGAACTGGCTGCGCGCCCAGGGCGTCGGCCGCGGCGACCGGGTCATCCTGATGCTGGGCAACCAGCTGGAGCTGTGGGAGACCCTGCTCGCGGCGATGAAGCTGGGTGCCGTCGTCATCCCGGCGACGACCCTGCTGACCCCGGCGGACCTGCAGGACCGGGTGGACCGGGGCGGGGCGCGGCACGTGGTGGCCGCGGCGTCGGACACGGCGAAGTTCGAGGCGGTCACCGGCGACTTCACCCGGATCGCGGTGCGCGGTGCGGTGCAGGGCTGGCGTGACTACTCCGGTGAGGCCTACACGGCGGACGCCGAGTTCACCCCGGACGGTCGGACCGCCGCGTCCGACACGCTGTTGCTCTACTTCACCTCGGGCACCACGGCGAAGCCGAAGCTGGTGGAGCACACGCACACGTCGTACCCGGTGGGGCACCTGTCCACGATGTTCTGGATCGGGCTGGAGCCCGGCGACGTCCACCTGAACATCTCCTCGCCAGGCTGGGCCAAGCACGCCTGGTCGAACGTGTTCGCGCCGTGGATCGCCGAGGCGACGGTGCTGGTGATGAACTACGCCCGGTTCGACGCCGAGTCGGTGCTCGGCGTGCTCGACCGCTGCGGAGTGACCAGCTTCTGCGCGCCGCCGACGGTGTGGCGGATGCTGATCCAGGCCGACCTGTCGACGCTGAACACCCCGCCGACCAAGGTCGTCGGGGCCGGCGAGCCGCTCAACCCGGAGGTCATCGAGCAGGTCGAGAAGGCGTGGGGGCTGCGGATCCGGGACGGGTTCGGGCAGACCGAGTCGTCGGTGCAGATCGGGAACTCGCCCTCGCAGCCGGTGAAGCCGGGCTCGATGGGCCGCCCGATCCCCGGGTTCGTCGTGGCGCTGGTCGATCCGGCGACCGGCGAGGTCGGCGACGAGGGTGAGATCTGCCTCGACCTGAACCACCGCCCGACCGGGCTGATGGTCGGCTACGCCGACGACCCGGAGCGCAACGCCGAGGCGATGGCCGGCGGCTTCTACCACACCGGTGACGTGGGTTCGCGGGACGCGGACGGCTACATCACCTACGTCGGCCGCGCCGACGACGTCTTCAAGGCCAGCGACTACCGGATCAGCCCGTTCGAGCTGGAGAGCGTGCTCATCGAGCACCCGGCGGTCGCCGAGGCCGCGGTGGTGCCGTCGCCGGACCCGGTGCGGCTCGCCGTGCCGAAGGCCTACGTGGTGCTCGCCGCCGGGCACGAGCCGACCGAGGCGACGGCGACCGACATCCTGCGGTTCGCCTACGACAATCTCGCGCCCTACAAGCGGATCCGCCGGCTGGAGTTCTTCGAGCTGCCCAAGACGATCTCCGGGAAGATCCGCCGGGTCGAGCTGCGCGGCCGGGAGAACGAGATCCACTCCGACCCGCAGGCCGAGGTCGGGACGGAGTACACGCTGTAG
- the lnt gene encoding apolipoprotein N-acyltransferase → MSGVVTGRADGPWRERFRALRHVPLRHAAALPAGVLLHLAFPPRLLWWAAPIAFALLWWALQRSTVRRAALIGFVFGLAFFLPHLAWIQDFLGREFGPAPWVGLSALMAVFTAAFCAVVPLLSRLPGAPLWAAAAFVLQESLRGRIPLNGFPWGRVAFSQVEGPYLPLAAFGGAPLVTFAVVATGFTLTALLTRPTVLRAVPVLLLVAAVLGVPAPPTDAQSGTRTVALVQGNAPDLGLGLLGARDLLRRNHLAVTAELADEIRAGTVPRPDLVLWPEGATGTNGTDPAVDRAVADLGVPTLIGAMYRDAGGTENAVVAWDPRTGPGPRYAKQELVPFAERIPLRPIASLVTPFVDVPDLRAGDRPGRIDLAGTRLGVGICYEVAYDWVLRESAAQGAELLVVPTDNAWYGPGEMTYQQLAMARLRAVEHGRAAVVPALSGVSAVVRPDGSVARSTEMYTAATVVEQVPLRSDVTVATRWGGLVEALFVAAAVGGCLAGAVRHRRRRAAAS, encoded by the coding sequence ATGAGCGGTGTCGTGACCGGGCGTGCGGACGGCCCGTGGCGGGAGCGCTTCCGCGCGCTGCGCCACGTCCCGCTGCGCCACGCCGCCGCCCTCCCGGCCGGCGTGCTGCTGCACCTCGCGTTCCCGCCGCGGCTGCTCTGGTGGGCGGCGCCGATCGCGTTCGCCCTGCTGTGGTGGGCGCTGCAGCGGAGCACGGTGCGCCGGGCCGCGCTGATCGGCTTCGTGTTCGGGCTGGCGTTCTTCCTGCCGCACCTGGCGTGGATCCAGGACTTCCTCGGCCGCGAGTTCGGACCGGCGCCGTGGGTCGGGCTGTCCGCGCTGATGGCGGTGTTCACCGCGGCGTTCTGTGCGGTCGTCCCGCTGCTGTCCCGGTTGCCCGGCGCCCCGCTCTGGGCGGCCGCGGCGTTCGTGCTGCAGGAGTCGCTGCGCGGCCGGATCCCGCTCAACGGGTTCCCGTGGGGCCGGGTCGCGTTCAGCCAGGTGGAGGGCCCGTACCTGCCGCTGGCCGCGTTCGGCGGGGCCCCGCTGGTGACCTTCGCGGTGGTCGCGACCGGTTTCACCCTCACCGCGCTGCTCACCCGCCCGACGGTGCTGCGGGCCGTCCCGGTGCTGCTGCTGGTGGCGGCGGTGCTCGGGGTGCCGGCGCCGCCGACCGACGCGCAGAGCGGGACCCGCACCGTCGCGCTCGTCCAGGGCAACGCGCCGGATCTCGGCCTCGGCCTGCTCGGCGCGCGGGACCTGCTGCGCCGCAACCATCTGGCCGTCACCGCCGAGCTGGCGGACGAGATCCGGGCCGGCACCGTGCCGCGCCCGGACCTGGTGCTCTGGCCGGAGGGCGCCACCGGGACCAACGGCACCGATCCGGCGGTCGATCGCGCCGTCGCCGATCTCGGCGTGCCCACGCTGATCGGTGCGATGTACCGCGACGCGGGCGGCACCGAGAACGCCGTCGTCGCCTGGGACCCGCGGACCGGCCCTGGCCCGCGCTACGCCAAGCAGGAGCTGGTCCCGTTCGCCGAGCGGATCCCGCTGCGGCCGATCGCCAGCCTGGTCACCCCGTTCGTCGACGTCCCGGACCTGCGTGCCGGGGACCGGCCGGGCCGGATCGATCTCGCAGGCACCCGGCTGGGCGTCGGGATCTGCTATGAGGTCGCCTACGACTGGGTGCTGCGCGAGTCCGCGGCGCAGGGCGCCGAACTGCTGGTGGTCCCCACCGACAACGCCTGGTACGGGCCGGGGGAGATGACCTATCAGCAGCTCGCGATGGCGCGATTGCGCGCCGTCGAGCACGGCCGGGCGGCCGTCGTCCCGGCGCTGAGCGGGGTCAGCGCGGTGGTCCGGCCGGACGGCAGCGTTGCCCGCTCCACCGAGATGTACACCGCCGCGACGGTCGTCGAGCAGGTGCCGCTGCGCTCGGACGTCACCGTGGCGACCCGCTGGGGCGGCCTGGTGGAGGCCCTGTTCGTCGCCGCCGCGGTCGGCGGCTGCCTGGCCGGAGCGGTGCGGCACCGCCGGCGCCGGGCCGCCGCATCCTGA
- a CDS encoding SDR family NAD(P)-dependent oxidoreductase: MGGVLSMLDTVLDRAVVPGYSRIGYLLRRRGWTGPRADPARGALIGRTALVTGAGGGLGEAVATGLVRLGATVHLLVRSAEKGRAAQDRILAAVPGLSRSRLPVQICDIGELAQVRSFATRFATEVDALDVLVHNAGLLPERRSETGEGNETTLAVHVLGPLLLTRLLADTLAAGAQRSGTDSRVIVMSSGGMYAQPLRVDDLQFERGDFGGTAAYARTKRMQVVMTGLLADELVSRRITVHALHPGWAATPGVTGSLPLFGKLLGPVLRTPAQGADTAVWLAAAPSSEIGSGRFWHDRAPRPAHYLSRTRESAEDRERFGREVDRLTG; the protein is encoded by the coding sequence ATCGGTGGCGTGCTGAGCATGCTGGACACCGTCCTCGACCGCGCCGTGGTCCCCGGCTACTCGAGGATCGGGTACCTGCTGCGCAGGCGCGGATGGACCGGGCCGCGGGCCGATCCGGCGCGCGGCGCGCTGATCGGGCGCACCGCGCTGGTCACCGGCGCGGGCGGCGGGCTCGGCGAGGCGGTCGCGACCGGCCTGGTCCGCCTCGGTGCGACCGTGCACCTGCTCGTGCGCTCGGCGGAGAAGGGCCGCGCGGCGCAGGACCGGATCCTCGCCGCCGTCCCGGGGCTGTCCCGGAGCCGGCTGCCGGTGCAGATCTGCGACATCGGTGAGCTCGCGCAGGTCCGGTCGTTCGCGACCCGGTTCGCGACCGAGGTCGACGCGCTCGACGTGCTGGTGCACAACGCCGGGCTGCTGCCCGAACGGCGCAGTGAGACCGGCGAGGGCAACGAGACGACGCTGGCCGTGCACGTGCTCGGCCCGCTGCTGCTCACCCGGCTGCTCGCCGACACCCTCGCGGCCGGGGCGCAGCGCTCCGGCACCGACTCCCGGGTGATCGTGATGTCGTCCGGCGGGATGTACGCCCAGCCGCTGCGCGTCGACGACCTGCAGTTCGAGCGGGGTGACTTCGGCGGGACCGCCGCGTACGCCCGGACCAAGCGGATGCAGGTCGTCATGACCGGGCTGCTCGCCGACGAGCTGGTGTCCCGGCGGATCACGGTGCACGCCCTGCACCCGGGATGGGCGGCGACCCCCGGGGTGACCGGGTCGCTGCCGCTGTTCGGGAAGCTGCTCGGGCCGGTGCTGCGTACCCCGGCCCAGGGCGCGGACACCGCGGTGTGGCTGGCCGCGGCGCCGTCGTCGGAGATCGGGAGCGGGCGGTTCTGGCACGACCGGGCGCCCCGCCCGGCGCACTACCTGTCGCGGACCAGGGAGAGCGCCGAGGACCGGGAGCGGTTCGGCCGGGAGGTGGATCGGCTCACCGGGTGA
- the cobF gene encoding precorrin-6A synthase (deacetylating), whose product MRTVLVIGIGAGDPEHLTLQAVDALRRTDVVFVIDKGDVKDDLLALRTEILRRHRPDGGHRTVVAPEVDRNRGADVQHDDARYRDVVVDWQDRRAELYRTMLETELADGETGAFLVWGDPSLYDGTLRLLDAVLADAPDGDWRVESIAGISSVAALAAAHRLILNRVGRPVLITTGRRIADGMPGDVDDVVVMLDGRTAFATLPPQQRGELHIYWGAYLGTPDQLLLAGPLEKVCDEILRVRAAARERKGWIMDTYLLRRGAAER is encoded by the coding sequence GTGCGCACGGTGTTGGTGATCGGGATCGGGGCGGGCGACCCGGAGCACCTGACCCTCCAGGCGGTCGACGCCCTGCGGCGGACCGACGTCGTCTTCGTGATCGACAAGGGCGACGTCAAGGACGACCTGCTCGCGCTGCGCACCGAGATCCTGCGGCGGCACCGTCCCGACGGCGGGCACCGGACCGTGGTCGCGCCCGAGGTCGACCGGAACCGCGGCGCGGACGTGCAGCACGATGACGCGCGCTACCGCGACGTCGTCGTCGACTGGCAGGACCGGCGGGCCGAGCTGTACCGCACGATGCTCGAGACCGAACTGGCCGACGGGGAGACCGGCGCGTTCCTGGTCTGGGGTGATCCGTCGCTCTACGACGGGACGCTGCGGCTGCTCGACGCCGTGCTGGCCGACGCGCCCGACGGCGACTGGCGGGTCGAGTCGATCGCCGGGATCTCCAGCGTCGCCGCGCTGGCCGCCGCGCACCGGCTGATCCTGAACCGGGTCGGGCGGCCGGTGCTGATCACCACCGGCCGCCGGATCGCCGACGGGATGCCCGGCGATGTCGACGACGTGGTGGTGATGCTCGACGGCCGCACCGCGTTCGCGACGCTCCCGCCGCAGCAGCGCGGCGAGCTGCACATCTACTGGGGCGCCTACCTCGGGACCCCGGACCAGCTGCTGCTCGCCGGCCCGCTGGAGAAGGTCTGCGACGAGATCCTGCGGGTGCGTGCCGCGGCCCGCGAGCGCAAGGGCTGGATCATGGACACCTACCTGCTGCGCCGCGGCGCAGCAGAACGCTGA
- a CDS encoding fumarylacetoacetate hydrolase family protein, with protein sequence MRIVRFDGDGGPVRTGCVEPGPVTGRPAGGPDPGARPDPAGSAGSAGEIVRELGRSGPGAVAGRLDELRLAAPCEPRTIVCVGSNYPCQVAEKGRARPERPALFLKAPNAVVGPGEPVLRPREVNRLEYEGELAVVIGTLARDVDESDAMRHVLGLTCANDVTADDWRADGQWTRAKSADTFCPLGPWIETEPRPGPLGLTTRLGDEIVQRSDTGAMIFDVPRILAWVTRWITLSPGDVVLTGSPAGVGPMAPGDRVTVEIEGIGALSNPVARR encoded by the coding sequence ATGCGGATCGTCCGGTTCGACGGCGACGGCGGGCCCGTGCGGACCGGCTGTGTCGAGCCCGGCCCGGTCACCGGCCGCCCGGCGGGCGGGCCGGACCCCGGTGCGCGGCCGGACCCGGCGGGATCGGCGGGATCGGCGGGCGAGATCGTGCGGGAGCTCGGTCGGTCCGGCCCGGGGGCGGTTGCCGGGCGGCTCGACGAGCTGCGGCTGGCCGCACCCTGCGAGCCCCGCACGATCGTCTGCGTCGGCAGCAACTACCCCTGCCAGGTGGCGGAGAAGGGGCGGGCCCGGCCGGAGCGGCCGGCACTGTTCCTGAAGGCGCCGAACGCGGTCGTCGGGCCGGGGGAGCCGGTGCTGCGCCCGCGCGAGGTGAACCGCCTGGAGTACGAGGGCGAGCTGGCGGTGGTGATCGGCACCCTCGCCCGCGACGTCGACGAGTCCGACGCCATGCGCCACGTGCTCGGACTGACCTGCGCCAACGACGTCACCGCGGACGACTGGCGGGCCGACGGGCAGTGGACGCGGGCGAAGAGCGCCGACACGTTCTGCCCGCTCGGCCCGTGGATCGAGACCGAGCCGCGGCCCGGCCCGCTGGGACTGACCACCCGGCTCGGCGACGAGATCGTGCAGCGCTCGGACACCGGGGCGATGATCTTCGACGTGCCCCGGATCCTGGCCTGGGTGACCCGCTGGATCACGCTCTCGCCCGGTGACGTGGTGCTCACCGGCAGCCCGGCCGGGGTCGGGCCGATGGCGCCGGGGGACCGGGTCACCGTCGAGATCGAGGGGATCGGCGCCCTCAGCAACCCGGTCGCACGGCGCTGA